One window from the genome of Desulforamulus ruminis DSM 2154 encodes:
- the leuD gene encoding 3-isopropylmalate dehydratase small subunit codes for MKLQGKVWRFGNDVDTDIIIAARYLNSSDPAELAQHCMEDADPQFSSKVKTGDIMVAGKNFGCGSSREHAPIAIKAAGLSCVVAKSFARIFYRNAFNIGLPIFECPEAVEEVKEGEELTVDAATGKIINHTTGKEYQAAPIPEFMSQIIDAGGLISYVKGRVNHA; via the coding sequence ATGAAACTGCAGGGTAAAGTTTGGAGATTCGGCAACGACGTGGACACCGATATTATCATCGCCGCCCGCTATTTAAACAGCTCGGACCCGGCGGAACTGGCCCAGCACTGCATGGAGGACGCGGACCCTCAGTTTTCTTCCAAAGTAAAGACCGGTGACATCATGGTGGCCGGTAAAAACTTTGGCTGCGGCAGTTCCCGGGAACATGCCCCCATTGCCATCAAGGCGGCGGGACTGTCCTGCGTGGTGGCCAAATCCTTCGCCCGGATCTTTTACCGCAACGCTTTTAACATCGGGCTGCCCATCTTTGAGTGCCCCGAGGCGGTTGAAGAGGTTAAAGAAGGAGAAGAATTAACGGTGGACGCGGCCACCGGCAAGATTATCAATCATACCACCGGCAAGGAATACCAGGCCGCCCCCATCCCGGAATTTATGAGCCAGATTATTGACGCCGGGGGATTGATCAGCTACGTAAAAGGGCGGGTGAATCATGCATAA
- the leuB gene encoding 3-isopropylmalate dehydrogenase — MHKIALLPGDGIGPEIVPQAVRVLEAVGKKFNLEFQFETALIGGAAYDATGHPLPEATLELCRRSDAILLGAVGGPKWDNLEPDLRPERGALLPLRKELGLYANLRPAAVNPALASASTLKEEIVSGLDIMIIRELTGGLYFGQKHREELPGGGQKAVETLEYSTGEIERVARLGFEMARKRNKRLMSVDKANVLESSRLWREVVQELAKEYPDVELNHMYVDNCAMQLVRNPKQFDVMVTENMFGDILTDLASQLTGSIGMLPSASIGGEVALYEPIHGSAPDIAGKNLANPIATILSAAMMLRVSFGLEEPAASIEGAVAKVLEQGYRTGDIMQPGQKQLGTVEMTEAILKALG; from the coding sequence ATGCATAAAATCGCACTGCTTCCCGGCGACGGCATTGGTCCGGAGATTGTGCCCCAGGCGGTCCGGGTTCTGGAAGCCGTAGGGAAAAAATTTAACCTGGAATTTCAGTTTGAAACCGCTCTGATTGGCGGAGCGGCTTACGACGCCACCGGTCATCCCCTGCCGGAGGCAACCCTGGAGCTATGCCGCCGCAGCGACGCCATTTTGCTGGGCGCCGTGGGGGGACCCAAATGGGATAACCTGGAGCCCGACCTGCGTCCCGAACGGGGAGCCCTGCTGCCCCTGCGCAAGGAACTGGGACTGTACGCCAACCTCCGTCCCGCCGCAGTGAACCCGGCCCTGGCTTCCGCCTCCACCCTGAAGGAAGAAATTGTTTCCGGGCTGGATATTATGATTATCCGGGAGCTAACCGGCGGTCTCTACTTCGGCCAAAAACACCGGGAAGAGCTGCCCGGCGGCGGTCAAAAGGCGGTGGAAACCCTGGAATACTCCACCGGGGAAATCGAACGGGTGGCCCGCCTGGGCTTTGAAATGGCCCGCAAGAGAAATAAACGGCTGATGTCCGTGGATAAGGCCAATGTGCTGGAAAGCTCCCGGCTGTGGCGGGAAGTGGTCCAGGAACTGGCCAAAGAATACCCGGATGTTGAGCTGAACCATATGTATGTGGATAACTGCGCCATGCAGTTGGTCCGCAACCCCAAACAGTTTGATGTCATGGTTACCGAGAACATGTTCGGCGATATCTTAACGGACCTGGCTTCCCAACTGACCGGCTCCATCGGCATGCTGCCTTCCGCCAGCATCGGCGGAGAAGTGGCTCTATACGAGCCCATCCATGGCTCGGCGCCCGATATTGCCGGTAAAAACCTGGCCAATCCCATTGCCACCATCCTGTCGGCAGCCATGATGCTGCGGGTGTCCTTTGGTTTGGAAGAACCGGCCGCCTCCATTGAGGGAGCGGTGGCCAAGGTGCTGGAGCAGGGCTACCGCACCGGCGACATCATGCAGCCCGGCCAAAAGCAGCTGGGCACCGTGGAAATGACCGAAGCGATACTGAAGGCTTTGGGGTAG
- the leuC gene encoding 3-isopropylmalate dehydratase large subunit, with the protein MPMTITEKILAAAAGKDYVKPGELINAKVDLVLANDITAPVAIKEFEKIGLPGVWDKERVALVPDHFVPNKDIKSAEQAKMVRDFAHKQELTHYFEVGRMGIEHCLLPEQGLVGPGDVIIGADSHTCTYGALGAFATGVGSTDLAAAMALGETWFKVPESIKFVFNGKLNPWVGGKDLILYTIGKIGVDGALYRAMEFCGEAIEQLSMDGRFTMCNMAIEAGGKNGIIQPDEITRQYVEGRTKRPYTFYTSDPDAQYAEVHEFDVSKIEPQVAFPHLPENARSIREAGNVEIDQAVIGSCTNGRMEDLRIAAQVLKGQKVNRRVRLIVIPGTQEIYRQAMHEGLFDIFLEAGAAVSTPTCGPCLGGYMGILAQGERCIATTNRNFVGRMGHAGSEVYLSNPAVAAASAITGRISHPEEVL; encoded by the coding sequence GTGCCAATGACAATAACGGAAAAGATACTGGCTGCGGCGGCAGGGAAGGATTACGTAAAACCCGGCGAACTGATTAACGCCAAGGTAGACCTGGTGCTGGCCAACGACATCACCGCCCCGGTGGCCATTAAAGAGTTCGAAAAAATCGGCCTGCCGGGGGTTTGGGATAAAGAAAGAGTGGCCCTGGTGCCCGACCATTTTGTACCCAACAAAGACATCAAATCCGCCGAGCAGGCGAAGATGGTGCGGGACTTTGCCCACAAACAGGAACTGACCCATTACTTTGAAGTGGGACGCATGGGCATTGAGCACTGCCTGCTCCCCGAACAGGGCCTGGTGGGCCCAGGGGACGTTATTATCGGAGCCGATTCCCACACCTGCACCTACGGTGCTTTAGGAGCCTTTGCCACCGGCGTCGGCAGCACCGACCTGGCCGCGGCCATGGCTCTGGGAGAAACCTGGTTTAAAGTGCCTGAATCCATTAAATTTGTTTTTAACGGCAAACTCAACCCCTGGGTGGGGGGCAAGGATTTAATCCTCTACACCATCGGTAAGATCGGCGTGGACGGCGCCCTTTACCGGGCCATGGAATTCTGCGGGGAAGCCATTGAACAGCTTTCCATGGACGGCCGCTTCACCATGTGCAACATGGCCATTGAAGCCGGAGGGAAAAACGGGATTATCCAGCCCGATGAAATAACCCGCCAGTACGTTGAGGGCCGCACCAAGCGTCCTTATACCTTCTATACCAGCGATCCCGACGCGCAATATGCGGAAGTGCATGAATTTGACGTGAGTAAAATCGAGCCCCAGGTGGCTTTCCCCCACCTGCCGGAAAATGCCCGGTCCATCCGGGAGGCCGGTAACGTGGAAATTGACCAGGCGGTCATCGGCTCCTGCACCAACGGGCGCATGGAAGACCTGCGCATTGCCGCCCAGGTTTTAAAAGGACAAAAAGTCAACCGCCGGGTGCGCCTGATCGTCATTCCCGGCACCCAGGAAATTTATCGCCAGGCCATGCATGAAGGACTGTTCGACATTTTCCTGGAGGCCGGCGCAGCCGTCAGCACCCCCACCTGCGGCCCCTGTCTGGGCGGCTACATGGGGATTTTGGCCCAGGGCGAACGCTGCATTGCCACCACCAACCGGAACTTTGTGGGCCGCATGGGCCACGCCGGAAGCGAAGTATACCTGTCCAACCCGGCCGTGGCTGCCGCCAGCGCCATCACCGGAAGGATATCTCATCCCGAGGAGGTGCTCTAA
- a CDS encoding 2-isopropylmalate synthase: MQNRVYIFDTTLRDGEQSPGVSLNMNEKLQIARQLARLGVDIIEAGFPITSPGDFAAVQAVAREVKGVTVAGLARANFKDIDRAWEALLDAEQARIHVFIATSDIHLKYKLRKDREQVLAAAVEAVKYAKKYTSDVEFSAEDASRSDVDYLCRVFGEVIKAGATVINVPDTVGYTTPEEYARFIQTIMEKTPGMEKAVLSVHCHDDLGMAVANSLAAVGAGARQVEGTINGIGERAGNAALEEVVMGLYTRKDRYGLTTGFNTREIFRTSRLISSLTGMPVHPNKAVVGKNAFAHESGIHQDGVLKERTTYEIMNPELVGITAGNLVLGKHSGRHAFRNRLTELGYELNDEELNLAFGRFKALADKKKEITDHDLQALVEDEIRHVPETYVLEYLHISSGTTVVPTATLGLRAGDKLKEDAACGDGPVDAIYNTVDKITGVSCTLVNYAINAITAGKDALGDVTVKLRKADQEKVYTGRGVSTDILEASAKAYVNAVNKLMYDNK, encoded by the coding sequence TTGCAGAACCGGGTATACATCTTTGATACAACGCTGCGGGACGGGGAACAGTCCCCGGGTGTCAGTTTAAATATGAACGAAAAACTTCAAATTGCCAGGCAACTGGCACGACTGGGCGTAGACATTATTGAAGCGGGTTTTCCCATTACCTCCCCCGGAGATTTTGCCGCGGTTCAGGCCGTGGCCAGGGAAGTCAAGGGAGTCACCGTGGCCGGTTTGGCCCGGGCCAACTTCAAAGACATCGACCGGGCCTGGGAAGCTCTCTTGGACGCGGAGCAAGCCCGCATTCACGTCTTTATCGCCACCTCGGACATTCACCTGAAATATAAGCTGCGCAAGGACCGGGAACAGGTGCTTGCGGCTGCGGTGGAGGCGGTGAAATACGCCAAGAAATACACCTCCGATGTGGAATTTTCCGCGGAGGATGCGTCCCGGTCGGATGTGGATTACCTGTGCCGGGTTTTTGGGGAAGTGATTAAAGCCGGGGCAACAGTGATTAACGTGCCGGATACGGTGGGCTACACCACCCCGGAAGAGTACGCCCGGTTTATCCAAACCATCATGGAGAAAACTCCCGGCATGGAAAAGGCGGTTCTCAGCGTGCACTGCCATGACGATCTGGGCATGGCGGTGGCCAATTCCCTGGCGGCGGTGGGAGCCGGCGCCCGCCAGGTAGAGGGAACCATCAACGGCATCGGGGAGCGGGCGGGCAATGCGGCCCTGGAAGAAGTAGTGATGGGCCTTTATACCCGCAAGGACCGGTATGGTTTGACCACCGGCTTTAACACCCGGGAAATTTTCCGCACCAGCCGGCTGATCAGTTCATTAACCGGCATGCCTGTGCACCCCAATAAAGCGGTGGTAGGTAAAAATGCCTTTGCCCACGAATCCGGCATCCACCAGGACGGGGTCTTAAAGGAAAGAACCACTTACGAAATTATGAATCCCGAACTGGTGGGCATTACCGCAGGGAATCTGGTGCTGGGCAAACACTCCGGACGCCATGCCTTCCGGAACCGCCTGACCGAACTGGGTTACGAACTGAACGATGAAGAACTGAACCTGGCCTTCGGACGGTTTAAGGCCCTGGCCGACAAAAAGAAAGAAATCACCGATCACGATCTCCAGGCCCTGGTGGAAGATGAAATCCGGCATGTGCCGGAAACCTATGTGCTGGAATACCTGCATATTTCCAGCGGCACCACCGTGGTGCCCACCGCCACCCTGGGACTTCGTGCCGGAGATAAATTAAAAGAAGATGCCGCCTGCGGGGACGGCCCTGTAGACGCCATCTATAATACGGTGGATAAAATTACCGGAGTGTCCTGCACCCTGGTGAACTACGCCATCAACGCCATTACGGCGGGCAAGGACGCCCTGGGCGACGTTACTGTCAAGCTGAGGAAGGCGGACCAGGAGAAGGTCTACACCGGACGGGGCGTCAGCACCGATATCCTGGAGGCCAGCGCCAAAGCCTACGTCAATGCTGTAAATAAGCTGATGTATGATAATAAATAG